TTTCTGCGACTGATTCTTGAATCATACACCGCAATCGGCATGAAGATCCGCGCCCGCCGTGTCACAAAAATGCGCATTCCCGGACAACCGATCAGGGACGATCCGGCCTGATGTGGAAGCTCAGTTCACGACAGCGCCAATCCGGCGGATCGCCAAGAACATCGGCAGGGGCTTAGGACGGTCGCCGAGGGTACCTTGGAATCGCCTCCAGCGGTCGAAAGCCCAGCTTGCGATAGAAGGAAATCGCGGTCGCTTTAGCGTCCACCACCAAGCCAACACAGCCGAAGCGACCCCGCAACTGAAGCCCCGTCTCAAGGGTCTTGTGTTTATCAGGTCGCCGCTCCATCTCTCGAAGTCTGCGCGCGCTCGCGTGCCGGACGGGTGCCCAATGCGGGGCGCTCGCCACTGAGAAATGGCGGAGAACACTCATGAAACACCTGTTGGTGCTGATGTTGGCGATTGGAGGTGGACTGATGGCAATTGATACCATGGCGACGGAAGCGGATACAGCGGAGCAGGCTTGCGCGCCGGCGCTGGACTTCGAGATGCGACGTCTGGCAAGCGATGAGACGGTGCGCCTGTGCGATGACTATCAGGGCAAGGTGGTGCTGATGGTCAATACGGCCAGCAAATGCGGCTTCACCGGGCAGTACGAGGGCTTGGAAGCGCTTTATGACAAGTACGGCGAGCGCGGCCTGGTGGTGCTCGGCTTTCCGTCGAACGACTTCGCCAACCAGGAACCTGGCAGCGAGGAAAAGATCCAGGAGTTCTGCCGCCTGACCTACTCGGTGGAGTTTCCGATGTTTGAGAAATCCCACGTCAAGAAGGGCAAGGCTAGTCCGCTGTTTCAGTATCTGGCCGAGCAGACGGGGGTGTATCCCAAGTGGAATTTCTACAAGTACCTGATCAACCGCGACGGCCAGGTTGTCGAGGTTTTCTCCAGCATGACAAACCCAAAGAGCGGCAAGATGGTCAAGAAGATTGAGAGCTTGCTGTGAAGCGGTAGCTAGCCATTGCAGCCAGCGCGGCCGTTAAACGGACCTTGTGTTCAAGCGGGTGATGTTGGGATGTCGATCATCATTCATCCGCGCCAAGCACCATGCCTGGCGTATGGCGTTCGACCCGATTGCGACCGTTGCGCTTGGCCGCGTCCATGGCCAGGTCGGCGTGTTTGAGCAGTGCGTCCAGGTCGGGACTGGTATCATCGAGCTCGACCACACCCAGGCTGATGGTCACCTGAAGTTCCTGGCCGTCATCAAGCTCGATCTGGGGGTCCTCTACCGCTGCGCGCAGGCGCTCGGCGACCTGCATCGCTTCCTCTATGCCAGTTTCGGGCAGCCCTGCCTGCTGTCCGCTCCGGTGGACTACACCCCGCGCTTTTGCTGAGGCGGTCTTCGCCATCACCGACTGGTCCCCGAAGCGGACCACGCTTGGCCCATTCCGCGAAGTCTTCAGCCAGCCGGCTTGAGGGAAAAGGGTAGCGACCTGGCTGAGGCGAGCGACGCATCCTGGCACCGGCCGCTGCTGCGACCCGCCGTCCGGCGCTTTCGCTGCCGGTCAGGCTCACACCCCGGATGCGCGGATCGGCAACCAGCGCCTCGGCTTGCTCGCCCGGTATCAGCAGGGTTTGAAGCAGCCCGGCCGGCGCGCCCGCCTCACGGAACAGCCGCTCGATTGCCAGCGCACAGCCGCAGACATTGGATGCGTGCTTCAGCAGCACCGGGTTGCCCGCCGCGATGGCCGGCACGGCGCAACGGAATACCTGCCAAAAGGGGAAGTTCCAGGGCATGATCGCCAGCCAGACCCCGAGCGGCTGAAAGGCTACCAGGCTGAGCGGCGCATCGGTTTTGATTGGCTCATCGGCAAGAAACTGGTGCGCGTGCTCGGCGTAGTAATCGCAGACCCAGGCGCATTTGTCGATCTCCGCAAGGGCTTCGGCGCGGAGCTTGCCCATCTCGGTGGTGATCAGCGTGGCCAGCTCGTCGGCTTGGGCGCGCAGTCGCTCGGCGAGCGAGACGAGCAGCCTGGTGCGCTGCTCAAGCGGTGTCTCAGCCCAAAGGCTGCTTGCGCGCTCCGCAGCCGTCATGGCTTGCTCAATCTGCGGTTCGTCGAAAGCAGCGAAGTGCTCGATGCAGGCCTCTGTATAGGGATTGATTGAGGTGATGGTCATGGATGGAAATACTGACAGACTCTCGTGTTTTTTTAGAAGATACTGATTAACCAGGGTTTCCCTGCGGAATGATATCGATAAACCGGGGTAAGGTATTTATATCGCAGGAAACCTTTGCAGCTTTTGGAATCAGGACTATGCTGAGGCACGGGAAGAACTGCGTGGGCGCTATCCGAAACATCATTGCCCCGAGGACCCCGCTACCGCGCAGCTGGTCCCGCTCGGGCGCAAGCGAACACATCACAAGAATCCACCGGAAGAGGAGTCGATCGAAAGTGTTTAAAAACCTATTACAGAAAACACAGTTACCGGCGTCAAGCGCATCCGCAGTTGCTTTTTCTATCTACTGCGTTCTGGCTCCCGCCGCGACATTAGCCAATGACATACCGCTCGACATCGCAGCTACAAGCAAGATAGCAATTCTCTTTCCGGTGCTTGGGCAAGGTCAGCTCAGCAGCGACATTTATGTGTATGGATGTGGTGACGATGCGACCTGTACGGCGAAAACCCAGCTTGCGGACTACGGCCATGTCACCAATGTGCAGCGCTGGCCAAAGAACCTTGACGGTCCTGGCGGCACACCTCCAGCGGTCTGGATGTTCCCCTCGATCATCGAAAATCTGCCCCAGTACTTCGAGTTTTGGCAACAGAGCGGCAGCACCTGGCAAAGCTGCATCCTTGGCGTTACTCCCGATGGTGGCCTGGACGACACCGTGACGACCTGCGCAGGTGTCGTTCCTACCGCCCCGCAAACGTCAAACGGCATCGCTCAATTCTCCATGGGGGCAGCCATGTTCGCGCAGGCGACCAACCAAGCCGACCCTATGCCCAGCCAGGTCAATACGCTGCCGGCTCGTGGGATCAGCTTTACCAACGCCACCTCGTCGCCAAAGGTCTGTCTGCAAACAGATAGCTCTTTCAATCACCTGAAATGCGCTGGTGGCGAAGCACACGCCATCGCGCAGACATCGAGTTACGCAATCGATTCGGAAACGCTCAAGGATGGTTCAAACTCTGGAGCAGCGCAGGTGATGGCTTATCAGTTTAACCAACAGGGTCGTTTACGTTGGGTATACACCGGCCGAGACGCATCAGCCCGGGTCTATGCCACGAAAATGGAATGGACGGTTTGGCCCGAACACGCGGACTATACGCCCGGACCAACCACCATCGATATCTCGCTGGTTGACGGATTTAATTTCGGCGTTGAACTGGTTCCGAATACCGACACCGTCTGCTCGGTCGCTGATACCGAAGGTGGAGTGCCCTATTTTGTGATGTACCCAGCTGGTACGTCGATAGCGAAATTCCCGTTGAACTCCAACACGACATTGGATCAGGCGTGCCCGGCGCCTCAACAGACCACGGATAGCCTGGGGGGACAGACGGGCTGCTACAGCGCCTGTACTTATGCCAATGTGACCAACCAGCAAATCGATGAAACCTGCTGCATCTCCCCCTTCCACTCGCCGACGTCCTGCACACTTCCACCCACCACAGACTATGTGCAGGACATCGACGCAACTTCGCTCGGGGTTTACTCATGGGCATTCCAGGACTATCGCGGCACCTTTACTTGCGAGGCGACAGCAAACTTGACCTTCCGCTTGCTTGATCCACCCGATGCGGCTGGCACAACTTTCTAGCCAGACTTGTCTCGCGTGTTGCAGTAAGGGGTGGAGTTCCTTATGTCTTGAAATCGGCCGCTCGACCTGTGTCGATTTGGACAAAAGTCGTTCTGTCCTGGCTGTCGCGATTCTCACAAGGCACTTTTCTGCTGCTCAAAAAAATCTTTTCAATCAGAGGATTGTCGCTGATTCGAAAGTGGGCATGATATTTGCTTTCTTGTCATCAAGATTGATAGTCACAGTGGAACGCACCCCTCGATTCTCTGGAGCTTGTGTGATGACGGATCATGATCCAGAACGGAGCGGCAGCAGGGAAGCGCACATCGAATAACTGCAAAAGCAGCGCCGACCGACTGGCCGTTTCACTGAACAAACCCAGAGGGCGTCGCGTGACGAACACAGTCATTTTCTACGAAAAACCAGGCTGCATTTCCAACGGCAAACAAAAGGCGCTGCTCCGCTCGCTCGGCCATGATCTGAGCTGCGGTTTCACATCCGGCCCGCTGCTCGTCGCGTTGGGCGTTCGTCCGCAACCGGAGAAAGATTTCCAATCCTGCTCCCAGACGGGCGATGATCCCAAGTGCGACATACCCACCGGGTCGGACTCGACATGAACGCCACCGTTGCAGACACGGGCGCCCCTGAACGTGCCAGACCGGGCGAGGCGGTAGAGATCGCGCCCGGCGTACACTGGGTCGGTGCGCTCGACCCAGCCCTGCGCACCTTCGATATCATCCTGCGCACGGCCAATGGCACCACCTACAACGCCTATCTGGTGCGAGGCACCAAGGGTGTTGCAATCATCGATACGGTCAAGGCCGAATTCGCCGACGAGTTCTTTGCGCGGCTGGAAGCGGTCGCCCGCTACGACGAGATCCGCGTCATCGTCCTCAATCATCTGGAACCGGACCACAGCGGCGCGCTGCCCGAGCTGATGCGCCGCGCACCTCAGGCGCGGCTGTACATCTCGACCCGCGCGACCTCGATGCTGAAGGCGCTGCTCAAGCCGAACGAGGACGAGCCGTCCTTTGAGTACCAGACGGTCGGCACAGGCGACGAGGTGTCGCTTGGTGATCGTACCCTGCGTTTCCTGCATACGCCCTA
Above is a genomic segment from Thiorhodovibrio litoralis containing:
- a CDS encoding ATP-dependent helicase C-terminal domain-containing protein yields the protein MAGNLCSFWNQDYAEAREELRGRYPKHHCPEDPATAQLVPLGRKRTHHKNPPEEESIESV
- a CDS encoding diguanylate cyclase, which encodes MQVAERLRAAVEDPQIELDDGQELQVTISLGVVELDDTSPDLDALLKHADLAMDAAKRNGRNRVERHTPGMVLGADE
- a CDS encoding thaumatin family protein, with protein sequence MFKNLLQKTQLPASSASAVAFSIYCVLAPAATLANDIPLDIAATSKIAILFPVLGQGQLSSDIYVYGCGDDATCTAKTQLADYGHVTNVQRWPKNLDGPGGTPPAVWMFPSIIENLPQYFEFWQQSGSTWQSCILGVTPDGGLDDTVTTCAGVVPTAPQTSNGIAQFSMGAAMFAQATNQADPMPSQVNTLPARGISFTNATSSPKVCLQTDSSFNHLKCAGGEAHAIAQTSSYAIDSETLKDGSNSGAAQVMAYQFNQQGRLRWVYTGRDASARVYATKMEWTVWPEHADYTPGPTTIDISLVDGFNFGVELVPNTDTVCSVADTEGGVPYFVMYPAGTSIAKFPLNSNTTLDQACPAPQQTTDSLGGQTGCYSACTYANVTNQQIDETCCISPFHSPTSCTLPPTTDYVQDIDATSLGVYSWAFQDYRGTFTCEATANLTFRLLDPPDAAGTTF
- a CDS encoding aldehyde dehydrogenase family protein — protein: MTITSINPYTEACIEHFAAFDEPQIEQAMTAAERASSLWAETPLEQRTRLLVSLAERLRAQADELATLITTEMGKLRAEALAEIDKCAWVCDYYAEHAHQFLADEPIKTDAPLSLVAFQPLGVWLAIMPWNFPFWQVFRCAVPAIAAGNPVLLKHASNVCGCALAIERLFREAGAPAGLLQTLLIPGEQAEALVADPRIRGVSLTGSESAGRRVAAAAGARMRRSPQPGRYPFPSSRLAEDFAEWAKRGPLRGPVGDGEDRLSKSAGCSPPERTAGRAARNWHRGSDAGRRAPARSGRGPPDRA
- a CDS encoding glutathione peroxidase translates to MKHLLVLMLAIGGGLMAIDTMATEADTAEQACAPALDFEMRRLASDETVRLCDDYQGKVVLMVNTASKCGFTGQYEGLEALYDKYGERGLVVLGFPSNDFANQEPGSEEKIQEFCRLTYSVEFPMFEKSHVKKGKASPLFQYLAEQTGVYPKWNFYKYLINRDGQVVEVFSSMTNPKSGKMVKKIESLL
- a CDS encoding thioredoxin domain-containing protein, coding for MIQNGAAAGKRTSNNCKSSADRLAVSLNKPRGRRVTNTVIFYEKPGCISNGKQKALLRSLGHDLSCGFTSGPLLVALGVRPQPEKDFQSCSQTGDDPKCDIPTGSDST